In Gammaproteobacteria bacterium, a genomic segment contains:
- the pstA gene encoding phosphate ABC transporter permease PstA yields MSTPKHHKGDFWVWLNALGVAISLLMVIGLTLHIAYKGITHFWPKPIEQVTYQKDGQKVTILGERMDDEPLFDENGNVIEGEEQILYKIGNRKLNGLDFRWIKAHAIVGEPSFPAEATVFERLEWGNAYGFVKAVLENGQPVVDDASPNLMSELAKRYQRARELHEQIIDIEKDDIGAINYRMEQLRLAQRRLELDGEDTPEALASIERERQDLQAQFAELKKELTRLNQAAARDTLVIRLADGRESQFPLVQVVRYYQPNQLGMAGKIGVFLDRIWEFLSDDPREANTEGGVFPAIFGTVLMVILMSIVVTPFGVIAAVYLREYATQGWLTRTVRIAVNNLAGVPSIVYGVFGLGFFVYFLGGNIDDLFFPEAAPSPVFGTPGLLWASLTLALLTLPVVIVSTEEGLTRVPKAVREGSLALGATKAETLWKTVLPMASPSIMTGVILAIARAAGEVAPLMLVGVVKLAPSLPLDGNPPFLHLERQFMHLGFHIYDVGFQSPNVEAARPLVYATSLLLLAVIVLLNLTAIRIRNRLREKYKALEH; encoded by the coding sequence ATGAGCACGCCGAAACATCACAAGGGCGATTTTTGGGTTTGGCTTAATGCGTTGGGCGTAGCGATCTCACTACTCATGGTCATTGGCCTGACGCTGCACATTGCCTATAAAGGGATTACCCATTTTTGGCCCAAGCCCATTGAGCAAGTGACTTACCAAAAGGACGGCCAGAAGGTCACGATTCTGGGCGAGCGTATGGATGACGAACCCCTGTTTGACGAAAATGGCAATGTGATCGAAGGTGAAGAACAGATTCTTTACAAGATCGGTAACCGGAAGCTCAATGGTTTGGATTTTCGTTGGATTAAAGCGCATGCCATTGTTGGCGAACCGAGTTTTCCGGCTGAGGCGACGGTGTTTGAGCGACTCGAATGGGGCAATGCATACGGCTTTGTGAAGGCCGTATTAGAAAATGGTCAACCGGTGGTGGACGATGCCAGCCCCAATTTGATGTCGGAGTTGGCCAAGCGCTATCAACGTGCTCGTGAGCTACATGAGCAGATCATCGACATCGAAAAGGATGATATTGGTGCGATTAATTACCGCATGGAGCAACTTCGTTTGGCGCAGCGTCGTCTCGAACTTGACGGAGAAGACACTCCGGAAGCGCTCGCGAGTATTGAGCGTGAACGCCAAGATTTACAAGCACAGTTCGCTGAATTGAAAAAAGAATTGACCCGTCTTAATCAAGCGGCTGCTCGCGATACCCTAGTGATCCGTCTAGCGGATGGTCGCGAGAGCCAGTTTCCTTTGGTGCAGGTCGTTCGTTACTATCAGCCGAACCAGCTTGGTATGGCGGGCAAAATTGGCGTATTTTTGGATCGCATTTGGGAGTTCTTAAGTGACGATCCACGTGAAGCCAACACAGAAGGCGGCGTCTTTCCTGCTATCTTCGGTACGGTATTGATGGTCATCCTCATGTCGATAGTGGTGACACCGTTTGGTGTGATTGCCGCAGTGTATTTGCGCGAATATGCGACACAAGGTTGGTTGACCCGTACGGTGCGGATTGCCGTCAACAACTTAGCGGGTGTGCCATCCATCGTCTATGGTGTCTTTGGTCTCGGCTTTTTCGTTTACTTTCTCGGCGGGAACATCGACGATCTCTTTTTTCCGGAAGCCGCACCATCGCCGGTATTCGGGACGCCAGGGCTTTTGTGGGCATCACTCACGCTCGCGCTTTTGACCTTGCCAGTGGTCATTGTTTCCACGGAAGAGGGTCTGACCCGGGTGCCGAAAGCAGTCAGAGAAGGGAGTTTGGCTTTGGGAGCGACTAAGGCGGAAACGCTATGGAAGACGGTCCTGCCAATGGCTAGCCCTTCCATCATGACGGGGGTGATCCTCGCCATTGCCCGGGCAGCGGGCGAAGTGGCACCTTTGATGCTGGTGGGCGTGGTGAAACTGGCGCCAAGCTTGCCGCTGGATGGTAACCCGCCATTTTTGCATCTTGAGCGGCAGTTTATGCATCTTGGCTTCCATATCTATGACGTTGGTTTCCAAAGCCCCAATGTGGAAGCCGCGAGACCTTTAGTCTATGCCACTTCGCTGTTGTTGCTGGCGGTCATTGTCTTGCTGAACTTAACTGCGATACGCATACGCAATCGACTGCGCGAAAAATACAAGGCGCTTGAGCATTAA